The following are encoded in a window of Platichthys flesus chromosome 19, fPlaFle2.1, whole genome shotgun sequence genomic DNA:
- the grin1a gene encoding glutamate receptor ionotropic, NMDA 1a isoform X5, whose translation MRLFLLAVLFWCSCARAGCEPKIVNIGAVLSQKRFEQVFKDAVTQANQVYGRDKFKLNAISVTHKPNAIQMALSVCEDLISSQVYAILVSHPPQSNDHLTPTPVSYTAGFYRIPVVGLTTRMSIYSDKSIHLSFLRTVPPYSHQAHVWFDLMREFNWNHIILIVSDDHEGRAAQKRLETLLEERETKNKKRNYENLDQLSYDNKRGPKAEKVLQFSQETNLTALLLEAKELEARVIILSASEEDAAAVYKAARFLNMTGSGYVWLVGEREMSGKALIEAPDGLIGLQLINGKNESAHINDAVAVVAQSIQELFEKENITEPPRGCVGNTNIWKTGPLFKRVLMSSKYPEGLTGRVEFNDDGDRKYAHYGILNYQKTRLVQVGIYNGTQVVMNNQRKIIWPGGETEKPQGFQMSTRLKIVTIHQEPFVYVKPTQPDGTCHEEMTLNGVLIKKVICTGPNETIPGRPIVPQCCYGFCVDLLIKLAMTMNFTYEVHLVADGKFGTQERVNNSNKKEWNGMMGELLGGLADMIVAPLTINNERAQYIEFSKPFKYQGLTILVKKEIPRSTLDSFMQPFQSTLWLLVGLSVHVVAVMLYLLDRFSPFGRFKVNSEEEEEDALTLSSAMWFSWGVLLNSGIGEGAPRSFSARILGMVWAGFAMIIVASYTANLAAFLVLDRPEERITGINDPRLRNPSDKFIYATVKQSSVDIYFRRQVELSTMYRHMEKHNYESAAEAIQAVRDNKLHAFIWDSAVLEFEASQKCDLVTTGELFFRSGFGIGMRKDSPWKQNVSLAILSSHENGFMEDLDKTWVRYQECDSRSNAPATLTFENMAGVFMLVAGGIAAGIFLIFIEIAYKRHKDARRKQMQLAFAAVNVWRKNLQDTKDASGSQAMAGTPSLPSSSLETQDDRKSGRAEPDPQKKASFRSISTNLASSIKRRRSSKDTQYPPTDITGQLNLSDPSVSTVV comes from the exons ATGCGTCTGTTTCTGCTGGCGGTGCTCTTCTGGTGCTCCTGCGCGCGGGCCGGCTGCGAGCCGAAGATCGTGAACATCGGGGCCGTGCTGAGCCAGAAGAGGTTCGAGCAGGTCTTCAAAGATGCCGTGACCCAGGCCAACCAGGTCTACGGCCGGGACAAATTCAAGCTGAACGCCATCTCCGTCACTCACAAGCCCAACGCCATCCAAATGGCTCTGTCCGTCTGCGAGGACCTCATCTCCAGTCAG gtctATGCCATCCTGGTGAGTCACCCCCCCCAGTCCAATGACCACCTCACGCCAACGCCTGTCTCCTACACGGCGGGCTTCTACCGTATCCCTGTGGTGGGACTCACCACCCGCATGTCCATCTACTCAGACAAG agcATCCACCTGTCCTTCCTGCGGACAGTCCCTCCCTACTCCCACCAGGCGCACGTGTGGTTCGACCTGATGCGCGAGTTCAACTGGAACCACATCATCCTGATTGTGAGTGACGACCACGAGGGGCGGGCGGCTCAGAAGAGGCTGGAGACCctcctggaggagagggagaccaAG aataaaaaaaggaactATGAAAACCTCGACCAACTGTCCTATGACAACAAGCGAGGACCTAAG GCAGAGAAAGTCCTCCAGTTCAGCCAGGAGACTAACTTAACTgccctgctgctggaggccaAAGAGCTGGAGGCCCGAGTCATCATTCTGTCCGCCAG TGAGGAAGACGCTGCAGCGGTGTACAAGGCGGCCCGCTTCCTCAACATGACGGGCTCTGGCTACGTGTGGCTGGTGGGCGAGCGGGAGATGTCGGGTAAAGCCCTGATCGAGGCGCCAGACG GTCTGATCGGCCTCCAGCTCATCAACGGCAAGAATGAGTCGGCCCACATCAATGACGCGGTGGCTGTGGTGGCTCAGTCCATCCAGGAGCTGTTTGAGAAGGAAAACATCACAGAGCCGCCGAGAGGATGCGTGGGCAACACCAACATCTGGAAGACGGGGCCCCTCTTTAAACG GGTCCTGATGTCATCCAAATACCCAGAGGGCCTCACGGGGCGCGTGGAGTTCAACGACGACGGCGACAGGAAATACGCTCACTACGGAATCCTCAACTACCAGAAGACTCGACTAGTTCAAGTCGGCATCTACAACGGAACGCAG GTGGTGATGAACAATCAGCGGAAGATCATCTGGCCCggaggagagacggagaaaCCGCAGGGCTTCCAGATGTCCACTCGACTAAAG ATCGTGACGATCCACCAGGAGCCGTTTGTGTACGTGAAGCCCACGCAGCCGGACGGAACGTGCCACGAGGAGATGACACTGAATGGAGTCTTAATTAAAAAGGTTATCTGCACTGGGCCCAATGAGACCATCCCAG gtCGCCCAATCGTACCCCAGTGTTGTTACGGATTCTGCGTCGACCTGCTGATCAAGCTAGCTATGACAATGAACTTCACCTACGAGGTGCATCTGGTGgctgatgggaagttcggaacTCAGGAGAGG GTGAACAACAGTAACAAGAAAGAGTGGAACGGCATGATGGGAGAGCTCCTGGGGGGCCTGGCCGACATGATCGTGGCCCCGCTGACTATAAACAACGAGCGAGCCCAGTACATCGAGTTCTCCAAACCCTTTAAATATCAAGGCCTCACAATCCTCGTTAAAAAG gaaaTTCCTCGCAGCACACTGGACTCGTTCATGCAGCCGTTCCAAAGCACGCTGTGGCTGCTGGTGGGTCTATCGGTACATGTGGTGGCGGTGATGCTTTACCTACTAGACCGGTTCAG CCCGTTTGGAAGATTTAAAGTgaacagtgaagaagaagaagaggacgcCCTCACCTTGTCATCCGCTATGTGGTTCTCCTGGGGAGTGTTGCTGAACTCCGGAATAGGAGAAG GTGCGCCGCGCAGCTTCTCAGCGAGAATCCTGGGTATGGTGTGGGCCGGATTTGCTATGATCATAGTAGCCTCTTATACTGCCAACCTGGCTGCCTTCCTGGTGTTGGACCGGCCTGAGGAGCGCATCACCGGCATCAATGACCCAAGG CTGAGAAACCCATCGGACAAATTCATCTACGCCACGGTGAAGCAGAGCTCCGTGGACATCTACTTCCGGCGGCAGGTGGAGCTTAGCACCATGTACCGCCACATGGAGAAGCACAACTATGAGAGTGCCGCCGAAGCCATCCAGGCCGTGCGTGACAA CAAGCTGCATGCTTTCATCTGGGACTCTGCGGTGCTGGAGTTTGAAGCCTCGCAGAAGTGCGACCTGGTGACCACGGGAGAGCTGTTTTTCCGCTCGGGCTTTGGCATAGGCATGCGCAAGGACAGCCCCTGGAAACAGAATGTGTCCCTGGCCATTCTCAG TTCTCATGAGAACGGCTTCATGGAAGACCTAGATAAAACCTGGGTGAGATACCAGGAGTGTGACTCGAGGAGCAATGCCCCAGCCACACTCACCTTTGAAAACATGGCAG GTGTCTTCATGCTGGTGGCTGGAGGCATAGCCGCCGGGATCTTCCTCATTTTCATCGAAATCGCCTACAAACGGCATAAAGACGCCCGCAGGAAGCAGATGCAGCTGGCCTTTGCGGCCGTCAATGTTTGGAGGAAGAACCTGCAG GACACTAAGGACGCCTCTGGAAGTCAAGCAATGGCCGGGACGCCCTCATTA CCCTCTTCCTCTCTAGAGACTCAGGAT GATAGGAAAAGTGGTAGAGCAGAGCCCGACCCCCAAAAGAAAGCCTCTTTTAGGTCCATCAGTACCAACCTGGCCTCCAGCATCAAGAGACGTAGGTCCTCCAAAGACACG CAGTACCCACCCACTGACATCACGGGCCAACTCAACTTGTCAGACCCGTCTGTCAGCACCGTGGTGTAG
- the grin1a gene encoding glutamate receptor ionotropic, NMDA 1a isoform X1 — MRLFLLAVLFWCSCARAGCEPKIVNIGAVLSQKRFEQVFKDAVTQANQVYGRDKFKLNAISVTHKPNAIQMALSVCEDLISSQVYAILVSHPPQSNDHLTPTPVSYTAGFYRIPVVGLTTRMSIYSDKSIHLSFLRTVPPYSHQAHVWFDLMREFNWNHIILIVSDDHEGRAAQKRLETLLEERETKNKKRNYENLDQLSYDNKRGPKAEKVLQFSQETNLTALLLEAKELEARVIILSASEEDAAAVYKAARFLNMTGSGYVWLVGEREMSGKALIEAPDGLIGLQLINGKNESAHINDAVAVVAQSIQELFEKENITEPPRGCVGNTNIWKTGPLFKRVLMSSKYPEGLTGRVEFNDDGDRKYAHYGILNYQKTRLVQVGIYNGTQVVMNNQRKIIWPGGETEKPQGFQMSTRLKIVTIHQEPFVYVKPTQPDGTCHEEMTLNGVLIKKVICTGPNETIPGRPIVPQCCYGFCVDLLIKLAMTMNFTYEVHLVADGKFGTQERVNNSNKKEWNGMMGELLGGLADMIVAPLTINNERAQYIEFSKPFKYQGLTILVKKEIPRSTLDSFMQPFQSTLWLLVGLSVHVVAVMLYLLDRFSPFGRFKVNSEEEEEDALTLSSAMWFSWGVLLNSGIGEGAPRSFSARILGMVWAGFAMIIVASYTANLAAFLVLDRPEERITGINDPRLRNPSDKFIYATVKQSSVDIYFRRQVELSTMYRHMEKHNYESAAEAIQAVRDNKLHAFIWDSAVLEFEASQKCDLVTTGELFFRSGFGIGMRKDSPWKQNVSLAILSSHENGFMEDLDKTWVRYQECDSRSNAPATLTFENMAGVFMLVAGGIAAGIFLIFIEIAYKRHKDARRKQMQLAFAAVNVWRKNLQPSSSLETQDDRKSGRAEPDPQKKASFRSISTNLASSIKRRRSSKDTQYPPTDITGQLNLSDPSVSTVV; from the exons ATGCGTCTGTTTCTGCTGGCGGTGCTCTTCTGGTGCTCCTGCGCGCGGGCCGGCTGCGAGCCGAAGATCGTGAACATCGGGGCCGTGCTGAGCCAGAAGAGGTTCGAGCAGGTCTTCAAAGATGCCGTGACCCAGGCCAACCAGGTCTACGGCCGGGACAAATTCAAGCTGAACGCCATCTCCGTCACTCACAAGCCCAACGCCATCCAAATGGCTCTGTCCGTCTGCGAGGACCTCATCTCCAGTCAG gtctATGCCATCCTGGTGAGTCACCCCCCCCAGTCCAATGACCACCTCACGCCAACGCCTGTCTCCTACACGGCGGGCTTCTACCGTATCCCTGTGGTGGGACTCACCACCCGCATGTCCATCTACTCAGACAAG agcATCCACCTGTCCTTCCTGCGGACAGTCCCTCCCTACTCCCACCAGGCGCACGTGTGGTTCGACCTGATGCGCGAGTTCAACTGGAACCACATCATCCTGATTGTGAGTGACGACCACGAGGGGCGGGCGGCTCAGAAGAGGCTGGAGACCctcctggaggagagggagaccaAG aataaaaaaaggaactATGAAAACCTCGACCAACTGTCCTATGACAACAAGCGAGGACCTAAG GCAGAGAAAGTCCTCCAGTTCAGCCAGGAGACTAACTTAACTgccctgctgctggaggccaAAGAGCTGGAGGCCCGAGTCATCATTCTGTCCGCCAG TGAGGAAGACGCTGCAGCGGTGTACAAGGCGGCCCGCTTCCTCAACATGACGGGCTCTGGCTACGTGTGGCTGGTGGGCGAGCGGGAGATGTCGGGTAAAGCCCTGATCGAGGCGCCAGACG GTCTGATCGGCCTCCAGCTCATCAACGGCAAGAATGAGTCGGCCCACATCAATGACGCGGTGGCTGTGGTGGCTCAGTCCATCCAGGAGCTGTTTGAGAAGGAAAACATCACAGAGCCGCCGAGAGGATGCGTGGGCAACACCAACATCTGGAAGACGGGGCCCCTCTTTAAACG GGTCCTGATGTCATCCAAATACCCAGAGGGCCTCACGGGGCGCGTGGAGTTCAACGACGACGGCGACAGGAAATACGCTCACTACGGAATCCTCAACTACCAGAAGACTCGACTAGTTCAAGTCGGCATCTACAACGGAACGCAG GTGGTGATGAACAATCAGCGGAAGATCATCTGGCCCggaggagagacggagaaaCCGCAGGGCTTCCAGATGTCCACTCGACTAAAG ATCGTGACGATCCACCAGGAGCCGTTTGTGTACGTGAAGCCCACGCAGCCGGACGGAACGTGCCACGAGGAGATGACACTGAATGGAGTCTTAATTAAAAAGGTTATCTGCACTGGGCCCAATGAGACCATCCCAG gtCGCCCAATCGTACCCCAGTGTTGTTACGGATTCTGCGTCGACCTGCTGATCAAGCTAGCTATGACAATGAACTTCACCTACGAGGTGCATCTGGTGgctgatgggaagttcggaacTCAGGAGAGG GTGAACAACAGTAACAAGAAAGAGTGGAACGGCATGATGGGAGAGCTCCTGGGGGGCCTGGCCGACATGATCGTGGCCCCGCTGACTATAAACAACGAGCGAGCCCAGTACATCGAGTTCTCCAAACCCTTTAAATATCAAGGCCTCACAATCCTCGTTAAAAAG gaaaTTCCTCGCAGCACACTGGACTCGTTCATGCAGCCGTTCCAAAGCACGCTGTGGCTGCTGGTGGGTCTATCGGTACATGTGGTGGCGGTGATGCTTTACCTACTAGACCGGTTCAG CCCGTTTGGAAGATTTAAAGTgaacagtgaagaagaagaagaggacgcCCTCACCTTGTCATCCGCTATGTGGTTCTCCTGGGGAGTGTTGCTGAACTCCGGAATAGGAGAAG GTGCGCCGCGCAGCTTCTCAGCGAGAATCCTGGGTATGGTGTGGGCCGGATTTGCTATGATCATAGTAGCCTCTTATACTGCCAACCTGGCTGCCTTCCTGGTGTTGGACCGGCCTGAGGAGCGCATCACCGGCATCAATGACCCAAGG CTGAGAAACCCATCGGACAAATTCATCTACGCCACGGTGAAGCAGAGCTCCGTGGACATCTACTTCCGGCGGCAGGTGGAGCTTAGCACCATGTACCGCCACATGGAGAAGCACAACTATGAGAGTGCCGCCGAAGCCATCCAGGCCGTGCGTGACAA CAAGCTGCATGCTTTCATCTGGGACTCTGCGGTGCTGGAGTTTGAAGCCTCGCAGAAGTGCGACCTGGTGACCACGGGAGAGCTGTTTTTCCGCTCGGGCTTTGGCATAGGCATGCGCAAGGACAGCCCCTGGAAACAGAATGTGTCCCTGGCCATTCTCAG TTCTCATGAGAACGGCTTCATGGAAGACCTAGATAAAACCTGGGTGAGATACCAGGAGTGTGACTCGAGGAGCAATGCCCCAGCCACACTCACCTTTGAAAACATGGCAG GTGTCTTCATGCTGGTGGCTGGAGGCATAGCCGCCGGGATCTTCCTCATTTTCATCGAAATCGCCTACAAACGGCATAAAGACGCCCGCAGGAAGCAGATGCAGCTGGCCTTTGCGGCCGTCAATGTTTGGAGGAAGAACCTGCAG CCCTCTTCCTCTCTAGAGACTCAGGAT GATAGGAAAAGTGGTAGAGCAGAGCCCGACCCCCAAAAGAAAGCCTCTTTTAGGTCCATCAGTACCAACCTGGCCTCCAGCATCAAGAGACGTAGGTCCTCCAAAGACACG CAGTACCCACCCACTGACATCACGGGCCAACTCAACTTGTCAGACCCGTCTGTCAGCACCGTGGTGTAG
- the grin1a gene encoding glutamate receptor ionotropic, NMDA 1a isoform X2: MRLFLLAVLFWCSCARAGCEPKIVNIGAVLSQKRFEQVFKDAVTQANQVYGRDKFKLNAISVTHKPNAIQMALSVCEDLISSQVYAILVSHPPQSNDHLTPTPVSYTAGFYRIPVVGLTTRMSIYSDKSIHLSFLRTVPPYSHQAHVWFDLMREFNWNHIILIVSDDHEGRAAQKRLETLLEERETKAEKVLQFSQETNLTALLLEAKELEARVIILSASEEDAAAVYKAARFLNMTGSGYVWLVGEREMSGKALIEAPDGLIGLQLINGKNESAHINDAVAVVAQSIQELFEKENITEPPRGCVGNTNIWKTGPLFKRVLMSSKYPEGLTGRVEFNDDGDRKYAHYGILNYQKTRLVQVGIYNGTQVVMNNQRKIIWPGGETEKPQGFQMSTRLKIVTIHQEPFVYVKPTQPDGTCHEEMTLNGVLIKKVICTGPNETIPGRPIVPQCCYGFCVDLLIKLAMTMNFTYEVHLVADGKFGTQERVNNSNKKEWNGMMGELLGGLADMIVAPLTINNERAQYIEFSKPFKYQGLTILVKKEIPRSTLDSFMQPFQSTLWLLVGLSVHVVAVMLYLLDRFSPFGRFKVNSEEEEEDALTLSSAMWFSWGVLLNSGIGEGAPRSFSARILGMVWAGFAMIIVASYTANLAAFLVLDRPEERITGINDPRLRNPSDKFIYATVKQSSVDIYFRRQVELSTMYRHMEKHNYESAAEAIQAVRDNKLHAFIWDSAVLEFEASQKCDLVTTGELFFRSGFGIGMRKDSPWKQNVSLAILSSHENGFMEDLDKTWVRYQECDSRSNAPATLTFENMAGVFMLVAGGIAAGIFLIFIEIAYKRHKDARRKQMQLAFAAVNVWRKNLQPSSSLETQDDRKSGRAEPDPQKKASFRSISTNLASSIKRRRSSKDTQYPPTDITGQLNLSDPSVSTVV; the protein is encoded by the exons ATGCGTCTGTTTCTGCTGGCGGTGCTCTTCTGGTGCTCCTGCGCGCGGGCCGGCTGCGAGCCGAAGATCGTGAACATCGGGGCCGTGCTGAGCCAGAAGAGGTTCGAGCAGGTCTTCAAAGATGCCGTGACCCAGGCCAACCAGGTCTACGGCCGGGACAAATTCAAGCTGAACGCCATCTCCGTCACTCACAAGCCCAACGCCATCCAAATGGCTCTGTCCGTCTGCGAGGACCTCATCTCCAGTCAG gtctATGCCATCCTGGTGAGTCACCCCCCCCAGTCCAATGACCACCTCACGCCAACGCCTGTCTCCTACACGGCGGGCTTCTACCGTATCCCTGTGGTGGGACTCACCACCCGCATGTCCATCTACTCAGACAAG agcATCCACCTGTCCTTCCTGCGGACAGTCCCTCCCTACTCCCACCAGGCGCACGTGTGGTTCGACCTGATGCGCGAGTTCAACTGGAACCACATCATCCTGATTGTGAGTGACGACCACGAGGGGCGGGCGGCTCAGAAGAGGCTGGAGACCctcctggaggagagggagaccaAG GCAGAGAAAGTCCTCCAGTTCAGCCAGGAGACTAACTTAACTgccctgctgctggaggccaAAGAGCTGGAGGCCCGAGTCATCATTCTGTCCGCCAG TGAGGAAGACGCTGCAGCGGTGTACAAGGCGGCCCGCTTCCTCAACATGACGGGCTCTGGCTACGTGTGGCTGGTGGGCGAGCGGGAGATGTCGGGTAAAGCCCTGATCGAGGCGCCAGACG GTCTGATCGGCCTCCAGCTCATCAACGGCAAGAATGAGTCGGCCCACATCAATGACGCGGTGGCTGTGGTGGCTCAGTCCATCCAGGAGCTGTTTGAGAAGGAAAACATCACAGAGCCGCCGAGAGGATGCGTGGGCAACACCAACATCTGGAAGACGGGGCCCCTCTTTAAACG GGTCCTGATGTCATCCAAATACCCAGAGGGCCTCACGGGGCGCGTGGAGTTCAACGACGACGGCGACAGGAAATACGCTCACTACGGAATCCTCAACTACCAGAAGACTCGACTAGTTCAAGTCGGCATCTACAACGGAACGCAG GTGGTGATGAACAATCAGCGGAAGATCATCTGGCCCggaggagagacggagaaaCCGCAGGGCTTCCAGATGTCCACTCGACTAAAG ATCGTGACGATCCACCAGGAGCCGTTTGTGTACGTGAAGCCCACGCAGCCGGACGGAACGTGCCACGAGGAGATGACACTGAATGGAGTCTTAATTAAAAAGGTTATCTGCACTGGGCCCAATGAGACCATCCCAG gtCGCCCAATCGTACCCCAGTGTTGTTACGGATTCTGCGTCGACCTGCTGATCAAGCTAGCTATGACAATGAACTTCACCTACGAGGTGCATCTGGTGgctgatgggaagttcggaacTCAGGAGAGG GTGAACAACAGTAACAAGAAAGAGTGGAACGGCATGATGGGAGAGCTCCTGGGGGGCCTGGCCGACATGATCGTGGCCCCGCTGACTATAAACAACGAGCGAGCCCAGTACATCGAGTTCTCCAAACCCTTTAAATATCAAGGCCTCACAATCCTCGTTAAAAAG gaaaTTCCTCGCAGCACACTGGACTCGTTCATGCAGCCGTTCCAAAGCACGCTGTGGCTGCTGGTGGGTCTATCGGTACATGTGGTGGCGGTGATGCTTTACCTACTAGACCGGTTCAG CCCGTTTGGAAGATTTAAAGTgaacagtgaagaagaagaagaggacgcCCTCACCTTGTCATCCGCTATGTGGTTCTCCTGGGGAGTGTTGCTGAACTCCGGAATAGGAGAAG GTGCGCCGCGCAGCTTCTCAGCGAGAATCCTGGGTATGGTGTGGGCCGGATTTGCTATGATCATAGTAGCCTCTTATACTGCCAACCTGGCTGCCTTCCTGGTGTTGGACCGGCCTGAGGAGCGCATCACCGGCATCAATGACCCAAGG CTGAGAAACCCATCGGACAAATTCATCTACGCCACGGTGAAGCAGAGCTCCGTGGACATCTACTTCCGGCGGCAGGTGGAGCTTAGCACCATGTACCGCCACATGGAGAAGCACAACTATGAGAGTGCCGCCGAAGCCATCCAGGCCGTGCGTGACAA CAAGCTGCATGCTTTCATCTGGGACTCTGCGGTGCTGGAGTTTGAAGCCTCGCAGAAGTGCGACCTGGTGACCACGGGAGAGCTGTTTTTCCGCTCGGGCTTTGGCATAGGCATGCGCAAGGACAGCCCCTGGAAACAGAATGTGTCCCTGGCCATTCTCAG TTCTCATGAGAACGGCTTCATGGAAGACCTAGATAAAACCTGGGTGAGATACCAGGAGTGTGACTCGAGGAGCAATGCCCCAGCCACACTCACCTTTGAAAACATGGCAG GTGTCTTCATGCTGGTGGCTGGAGGCATAGCCGCCGGGATCTTCCTCATTTTCATCGAAATCGCCTACAAACGGCATAAAGACGCCCGCAGGAAGCAGATGCAGCTGGCCTTTGCGGCCGTCAATGTTTGGAGGAAGAACCTGCAG CCCTCTTCCTCTCTAGAGACTCAGGAT GATAGGAAAAGTGGTAGAGCAGAGCCCGACCCCCAAAAGAAAGCCTCTTTTAGGTCCATCAGTACCAACCTGGCCTCCAGCATCAAGAGACGTAGGTCCTCCAAAGACACG CAGTACCCACCCACTGACATCACGGGCCAACTCAACTTGTCAGACCCGTCTGTCAGCACCGTGGTGTAG